Proteins encoded in a region of the Natator depressus isolate rNatDep1 chromosome 23, rNatDep2.hap1, whole genome shotgun sequence genome:
- the LOC141976601 gene encoding uncharacterized protein LOC141976601 encodes MQSSSAEVTMMESQNRKRAPAWTEREVRDLIAVWGEESVLSELRSSFRNAKTFVKISQGMKDRGHNRDPKQCRVKLKELRQAYQKTREANGRSGSEPQTCRFYDELHAILGGSATTTPAMLFDSFNGDGGNTEAGFGDEEDDDDDEVVDSSQQASGETGFPDSQELFLTLDLKPVPPEPTQGCLLDPAGRKGTSAACVSMITGSSPSQRLVKIRKKKKRTRDEMFSELMLSSHTDRAQMNAWRQIMSDCRKAQNDQEERWRAEERAEARMWRQRDERRQDSMLRLLEDQTSMLQCMVELQQRQLEHRLPLQPLCNQPPSSPSSIASTPRRPRTRWGGLRPTSHSTTEDSPPPQKKKAVIQ; translated from the exons atgcagagctcatcagcagaggtgaccatgatggagtctcagaatcgcaaaagagctccagcatggaccgaacgggaggtacgggatctgatcgctgtatggggagaggaatccgtgctatcagaactccgttccagttttcgaaatgccaaaacctttgtcaaaatctcccagggcatgaaggacagaggccataacagggacccgaagcagtgccgcgtgaaactgaaggagctgaggcaagcctaccagaaaaccagagaggcgaacggccgctccgggtcagagccccaaacatgccgcttctatgatgagctgcatgccattctagggggttcagccaccactaccccagccatgttgtttgactccttcaatggagatggaggcaatacggaagcaggttttggggacgaagaagatgatgatgatgacgaggttgtagatagctcacagcaagcaagcggagaaaccggttttcccgacagccaggaactgtttctcaccctggacctgaagccagtaccccctgaacccacccaaggctgcctcctggacccagcaggcagaaaAGGGActtccg ctgcatgtgtttcaatgatcacaggatcttctccttcccagaggctagtgaagattagaaagaaaaaaaaacgcactcgagatgaaatgttctccgagctcatgctgtcctcccacactgacagagcacagatgaatgcgtggaggcaaataatgtcagactgcaggaaagcacaaaatgaccaggaggagaggtggcgggctgaagagagggctgaagctcgaatgtggcggcagcgtgatgagaggaggcaggattcaatgctgaggctgctggaggaccaaaccagtatgctccagtgtatggttgagctgcagcaaaggcagctggagcacagactgccactacagcccctgtgtaaccaaccgccctcctcccccagttccatagcctccacacccagacgcccaagaacacggtgggggggcctccggccaaccagccactccaccacagaggattccccccccccccaaaaaaagaaggctgtcattcaataa